TCGATCCCGGGCGCCTTCTTCCGGACCTGCTGCAGCACGTCCGCCAGAAAGCGTTCTTCGTTGAAGACTGGAATGATGATCAGCGCTTTCACCGCCGGTTCGCTCCCTGAAGCCTGACAATCGCCAGCTCGGCCGCCGCGCGCACCTCCGGGTCCTCATCACCCGCCATGAGCTGGAGCAGCGGCTCGACCTCTTCGCTCGGGGCCTTCATTTCCCCCAGCGTCCGCACGACCGTCCTTCTGACTTCTGCATTCTCATCCTGCAGCATTTCGCTGAGAATTGGAATCGCCAATGCCACGTCGGGTTTGAGCCGCCGGAAGGCCTCCACCCCGATGCGCCGCACGCGGGCATCGTCATCGGTCATGGCGGGCACGAGGGCCTCGGCCGCCCCGGAATCGCCGGTTCCCGAAAGGGCCATGGCGGCCATCATCCGGTTCTCTGCGCTGGGATCTTTTTCAAGCATCGCGCCGAGCGCCGGCGCGGCGGCGCGAGCCTGCGTTTCGAGTTCTGCGAGCGTCTGCGCCGCGAGAAACCGCAGCACCACGTCGTCCTCTGTAAGGGCCGCCTCCAGCACCGGCAACAGCAGCGGGTCGGCAGCGTCGATCTGGGCGAGCGCCTGCGCCGCGAACAGCCGGGTATCGACGCGCTCGTTATCCAACTCCGCATGGAGCGAGGACACTGCCGAGCCCCCCACCTGCGCCAGCGCGCGCACGGCCGCCATGCGTACCGAAAGAACATCGTCGGAGAGTGCGGCGATGAGTTCCTTGATCGCGGCCGCGTCCTGCAGACTTCCGATGGCCTCGGCGGCGGCCTGGCGCACCTGCGCGTCGGCATCGCCGGTGAGCGCCGGCCCAAGCGCGGCCGTTGCCGAGCGCGAACCGATCCGCCCGAGCGCGGCGGCCGCGGCGCTGCGTACCTGTGGGTCGGAGTCGGCAAGCGCCTTCGAGAGCGGCGCGACCGTGCGGCTCTCGCCGATCTTTCCGAGCTGCTGCGCCGCCACGCGCCGCACGCTGTAGTCGGGATCCCCCAGCGCTGCGACCAGTGCACTCGTTGCCGCTTCCTGGCGCATCTCGCCAAGGGCTTCGAGTGCCAGGCGGCGAATGCGCGGATCGGTATCCGTAATGAGACCGGCAAGCACCGACACCGCGCGCGGATGGCGGAGCGCGGCAAGCGCCTCGATCACGCGGCGGCGCGCGGCGTAGTGGCTCTCGGGAAGCGCACGAATGAGCGCCTCGGTCTGGGCGCGCTCGCCCATCCAGTTGAGCACCTCGCCCGCGCAGCGCGAGAGGAAAGGAGCATCGTCCTGATCGGCGGCCCAGCGAAGCGCCAGTACAGACGAGGCATACTGGAAGCCGCCGAGCGCCTGCGCCGCGCGGCAACGCTGGTGGGCATCGCCGCTGGTGAGGGCTTCGACAAGGTGCGCGGCGATGGCGGGCTCGCTCGCAATGCCCAGCGCCTCGGGCCGGTCGGCGGGCGCGTCCATTTCGGCCTCTTCGATGATGCAGGCCTCGGCCGGCTCGCTCTGTGTTTCGGATAGCGAATCGCCTCCCTCCATACGCGCCTCGCATCGAGCCAGGGCGTCGCCGGCCTCTTCAAGCAAAAGCCGCGTCTCTCCGGCGAATTCCTGCATCTGGAAAAACAGCAGGACGGCAGCGATGATCGCGCCGGCGGCGATGAACCATGCCCAGTGAAATGGTGGAGATTGTTCGGACACTTTTGTTACTCCACGCGGAGCGTTTCGATGGCCGAGATGGCAGCGCTGCGCACGAGTCGGTCCTCATCGCGGGTGAGAGTTTCCAGCTCCGCCAGCACGGAGGGGTCCCCCACCGCGCGCAATGATTCGATGGCTGCCACGCGCACCCACCTGTCGGGGTCCATCAGCGCCTTGCGAAGCACGGGGATCACCTGCCGTGGTTGATCCCAGGATGCACCGAGCGCCAGCACTGCGTCGTAGCGAACATTTTCATCTTTGTCGTAAAGCGCGGCCTGCGCCAGCGGGCGGAAGGCCTCGTCGCCTGCGTTCGAGAGCACCCAGATCGCGCGGCGTCGAAGCTCTGGGTCAGGCGAAGAAAGAAGCGGTTTCACGACCGGGATCGACTCCGCGCCCAGTTCATAGAGCGAGTCGAGCGCACTGCGCCGCTCGCTTTCGCTTCCCGATCGTAGCGCACTCTCCATTGCGCTCACCCGGTCTTCATGGGTCTGCGGCCCGCCGGAGCGGCAAGCCACTCCGACTATCGCAAGCAGCCCGACAACCAGCACGAGCCCTGCACGTCGCATTCGTACGTGTTGCATTTATCTCCCCCCACTTCCAATGCGCTCAAGCGCCTGACCAGCCAGCTCGCGCGTGCGGCGATCTTCATCATTTAATAGCTCAGCGAGCGGCACCTGCGCGATGGCCGCGCCGGGTCCCATCTCGGCCAGTGCGCTCACCGCCGAGCGCCGCACTTCGACACGCGGGTCGGTCAGCAATTCGACCAGCGCGGGCACGGCGGCGTCTTCACCCACGCGCCCCACCGCACTCACCAGCGCTGCCCAGCAATAGGACTGACGCAGCGAGAGCAGGTTGATCAGCCGGGGCAGCGCTTCCTTGGCCGCCGGCCCCACTTTCACCAGCGTCTCGATTGCCTGACAGCGTGCCTCATTGTCGCGCGAAGACAAAACGAAATTGAGCACGGGAACGACCACTGCGGGGTCGCCCTCGATCTCGTAAAGTGCCCGGGCGGCGCGGGCCTGAACCGCCGGCGCCGGGCGCCGAAGGGCCTTCGTCAGGGGATCGATGGCACAGGTGCCCGCCGCAACCAGGGCCGCCGTTGCGCCATCACGCACCTGGGGCTCGGAATCGGCCAGCGCGCGGGTCAGCTCGCCTGCTGCCGGGCAGGCCCCCTCGCCCAGGTCCTTGAAGGCTTCGACCGAGAGAATACGGCCCATCACATTGTAGACGCCAAGGCCCTGCTTGGCAGCGGCAAGAAGGTGCGGGCGGAAGCGCTCGTCCTTTGCCGCCAGATATTTCGCGCCAACCACCTGCATGAAGGCGTCCTGGCTGCTCAGGAAAGACTCGCATACCGCCTGCGTGTATTCGTCGTCCCGCAGCAGTTCGTCGAGCCCCACCAGCGCCTCGAGCGCGGCGTCCATGTCCGACTTGTTCGAGGGAACGACCGATGCCAGCGCCTCGGCATACATCCAGGAGAGAAGCGCAATGTCATTGGGCTGGAGCGCGCCGATGGCGATGAGGGCACGGCCTGCCGCCACGCGCACGTTGATCTGCTGATCCTGCAGTGAAGCATGGAGCTGCGCGATGGCGTCGACGGCGCCGGGGCCGAGCAGTCGCAGCTCGTTGGCCGCACGAGTGCGGGTCTTCGAATCGGCGTGCTTGTTCGAGACGATATCGCTCAAAATCAGCACCGCGATCGGCGTCTCGTCCTCGTCAATGGCAATCATGGCCAGCGCGGCTTCGAGCCGCACGCGCGGGTCTTCATCGTCGAGCGAGCCGGTCAGCGCCGGCAGGGCTTCGTCCGCCTGCAGATTTCCCAGCGCCTTTGCCGCGCCGGCGCGCACTTTCCAGTCACGGTCTACTTTGAGAAAGGTGATGTAACGCGCGACCACCGCGTCGCCGACGTCGGCGCCGCGGGGCTTGCGCGCGCAGCCGGTCGCAAGGAGCGCGACGGCCACAAACGCCGCAACCGCGCACCTGCGCGCCGCTACCATTGCGCGCCCTCCAGGTAGAGCGCCTCGACCCGGCGGGCATGATCCGAAATGGACTCGACCAGGTGCGTCCAGTTCTCGCGGTGGGGGAATTCGTAGCCGCTGGAGAGGATCCGCAGCTTCTCGGCCAGCTCGGCGGGGTCGCTCGCCTTGTAGAGAAAGCCAGTATCGCCATCGCGCACGAGCTCGGGAATTCCGCCCACGCGGGACGCGACGACCGGGAGCCCCGCCTGCATGGCCTCGTGAATGACCAGCGGGGAATTCTCGCGCCACAGACTCGGCACGACAAGTGCGTCTACCTGCGAGAGCGCCTCGGCGACGCGCTCGTGCGCAATTGGGCCGTGGTTTTCGTGGGCCAGGCCCCAGAGGCGGCGCGTGAGCTCGGCCCGATAGGATTCGTCGCCGTGATAGCTGACAAACTCGCCCCAGATGTGCAGCTCCACCTGCCCGGGACGGAGCAGGCGTAGCGCATCGGCCACGACGTGAAGCCCCTTCGAGGGGATGAGCGTTCCCAGAAACCCCAGCCGCAGGGGTTCGGTCACGGCACGCACGTGGCGCTCTTCGAGTCGGAGTTCTTCAAACCCGTAGTCGAGGTGGCGGATTTTCGAAGGCGCGACGCCAAGGCGCGCGTAGGCGCGGCCGATGGCCTGCGAGGGCGCGATAAATAGATCAATGAGATCGATTGCGCGGGAGAGGGCTTCGAGGCGCTCGGCGATCTTCTCCCTCGCCGGAGCGATCGGCGCAAACCCCGCCGGCGCGATCGCTGCCCCGGCGCGCGCCAGCCATGTCATGTTCCGCGCGCTGGCAAGACCGTCCTCGGGCAGCACGCGCCCGAGTGGTCCCAGCGCCGAGCGAAGCCGCGAGCGGGCCGCGCGCAGCACCGGCGCGCCGAACGCGCAGGCCGAGCAGCGCGCCTCGTCGGGACGCTCGCAGTTCTGCAAGTCATCACGAATCATCTGCCCCCGCGGGCAGAAGGCCCAGTAGTCGGGAATCGTCATCACGATGCGCGCGCCGAAGTTCTTTGCTTCTTCCAGCAGTGCCACGCCCATGCCAGAGAGGTGCTGAACATGAACCACGTCGGGTTTGAAGAGCGCGATGGCCCGGGCAATGAGCTTTCGAAAGCGCGCGCCGCTCCAGTTGTCATAAAATCCGTCGGCGGGCGCCGGGCCGTGAAGGCGATAGTGGGTGAGTTCCCCGGCGCGGGTCTGCTCGAGCACGGGGGTATCAGCAAAAGCGCCTGCCGGGAAGAGCACCGCGACCTCGTTCCGGGCCGCGAGCTGCGCGGCGAGCGCACGGGTATAGACCTCGGTCCCGCCGGCCGAGGGGTTTTCGAACTGGTGCACTGCCAGCAGAACCCGCATGGGCGTTATCTTAGCGCAAAGAACTAGATTCCCCGAAAGTGAATGCGCCCGGCCAATCCCAGCCGGGAGAGTCGGGCCCCAAAGTACTGCCCGAAGGCCCGTGCCGCCTCCCTGGGGGGCAGCTTTGCCGCTTCTTCAAGAGAAGCCGCCCCTGCAATGCCACCCAGGCTTTCGCGGACAAAACCCCAGAGCGCGCCGGAGAGATGCGGCAGCGTTTCGAGCCCGAATAGCTCGTGGAGCCGCGCATGGCAGTTCACCGTGCGCTTGAACTCGTAGCCCGCGCTGCGATCATGGGAGTGGATGACCCGCGCCGCCGGGGCGTAGGCCAGGGCCTGGCCGCTCTCGATCACGCGTTTGCCCCAACTGATGTCTTCGCCGAACCAGGTCTCCGGGAAAGGATGGGCCCGCAGCGCCTCGGCCCGCACCATGGAGGCCACGTTGTCGAACCGCGCGCGCCGGTAGCGATCCATCGGTGAGAGCCGGTGCCATTCGCCAAGGCGGAGCTGTTCCTGAATCATGGGGGCAGAGCCCCCCTCGAACCACCCGAGCACCTCGGCCCGGGTCTTCGCCGTGGCATCCTCGCGGGGGAGCTGCCGGGCGTAGGCCCCGGCGACGTTCTCGATGAGTGCTGCCTCGGAAAGTTTGCCCAGCACGTCCTCATCGGCGGGCAGCGCATCCTGGGTGAAGAACGCGATGAGCCCACCCGAGCAAAGCGCCGCCGCTCGGTTGCGGGTACGCCCGTGGCCAAAGCCCTCGGACCCCACGCGCTCGAAGCGGGCTTCGAACTCACGGGCAAGGCGCCGCGCCGCCTCCGGATCAGGCGAGGAATCGATCAGCAGGGTCTCGCTTGCCGGCCGCGCCTGCGTGGCAAGCCCCTCCAGCAGGGCGCGCAGCTCGGCGCCCGGATTGAAGGTGGGGATGACAACGCTGATGGAAGGCTCTTGCATGGCGGTCCTTGCCTGCTGCGTCACCTCTCAGCGTGCACGTGCACGTGCACGTGCACGTGCGCGAAGGCTTGTCGGATCGCTAGTGCCTCGCACAGGTGCGGGTGTCATGTTACCCGATCCACGTCGGGCCACGCAGGGGGCAACTCCATAAAAAAAGCGGGAATCCCACCGGGATTCCCGCTTTTTCGTATGCGGTTTTGAGAAAAAGACGGTCAGTCTTCGTCGATGATGGCCACCACCTGGCCTTCGGTCAGGGCGTCGCCCTCCTTGACCGGGATGTCGGTGATTGTGCCGTCGCAGGGCGACTCCACCGGCATTTCCATCTTCATGGACTCGAGGATCATGATCTCCTCGCCTTCTTCGATCTTGTCACCGACCTTCTTGACGATCTTCCAGAGGTTACCGGTGATGTGAGCTTCAACTTCGACTGCCATGGCTGACAATTCCCCTTGTGGTTGTTCTTTTCGGGTTTGCCCTGATTGCCGAGGCCGCGATAGGCTCACTGCCGAACGGATCTCAGGTAGCGCGGTGACTAAACCACACGACCCCACCCTTGTCAACGAAAGCAGGCGCTTTCGAACACTCCTTCTGGGGCTAGTGCTGCTCACTTTTGCGGTGCATTTCGCCTCGAATTCCGGCGGGGCCTTCCTCTTCGACGACGGACCCAACATTCTGGAAAATCCTGCCGTCACGGGCTTCGATCCCGGCAGCGCCCGCGGCTGGTTTGCCGCCGCCTTCGAGTCCCCTGCCCGGCTGCGACCGATTCCCTATCTGAGCTTCGCCCTGCAGTGGTGGGCCCACGGCCAGAGCCCGGGCGCC
This genomic interval from Chrysiogenia bacterium contains the following:
- a CDS encoding HEAT repeat domain-containing protein, with the translated sequence MSEQSPPFHWAWFIAAGAIIAAVLLFFQMQEFAGETRLLLEEAGDALARCEARMEGGDSLSETQSEPAEACIIEEAEMDAPADRPEALGIASEPAIAAHLVEALTSGDAHQRCRAAQALGGFQYASSVLALRWAADQDDAPFLSRCAGEVLNWMGERAQTEALIRALPESHYAARRRVIEALAALRHPRAVSVLAGLITDTDPRIRRLALEALGEMRQEAATSALVAALGDPDYSVRRVAAQQLGKIGESRTVAPLSKALADSDPQVRSAAAAALGRIGSRSATAALGPALTGDADAQVRQAAAEAIGSLQDAAAIKELIAALSDDVLSVRMAAVRALAQVGGSAVSSLHAELDNERVDTRLFAAQALAQIDAADPLLLPVLEAALTEDDVVLRFLAAQTLAELETQARAAAPALGAMLEKDPSAENRMMAAMALSGTGDSGAAEALVPAMTDDDARVRRIGVEAFRRLKPDVALAIPILSEMLQDENAEVRRTVVRTLGEMKAPSEEVEPLLQLMAGDEDPEVRAAAELAIVRLQGANRR
- a CDS encoding HEAT repeat domain-containing protein produces the protein MQHVRMRRAGLVLVVGLLAIVGVACRSGGPQTHEDRVSAMESALRSGSESERRSALDSLYELGAESIPVVKPLLSSPDPELRRRAIWVLSNAGDEAFRPLAQAALYDKDENVRYDAVLALGASWDQPRQVIPVLRKALMDPDRWVRVAAIESLRAVGDPSVLAELETLTRDEDRLVRSAAISAIETLRVE
- a CDS encoding HEAT repeat domain-containing protein translates to MVAARRCAVAAFVAVALLATGCARKPRGADVGDAVVARYITFLKVDRDWKVRAGAAKALGNLQADEALPALTGSLDDEDPRVRLEAALAMIAIDEDETPIAVLILSDIVSNKHADSKTRTRAANELRLLGPGAVDAIAQLHASLQDQQINVRVAAGRALIAIGALQPNDIALLSWMYAEALASVVPSNKSDMDAALEALVGLDELLRDDEYTQAVCESFLSSQDAFMQVVGAKYLAAKDERFRPHLLAAAKQGLGVYNVMGRILSVEAFKDLGEGACPAAGELTRALADSEPQVRDGATAALVAAGTCAIDPLTKALRRPAPAVQARAARALYEIEGDPAVVVPVLNFVLSSRDNEARCQAIETLVKVGPAAKEALPRLINLLSLRQSYCWAALVSAVGRVGEDAAVPALVELLTDPRVEVRRSAVSALAEMGPGAAIAQVPLAELLNDEDRRTRELAGQALERIGSGGR
- a CDS encoding glycosyltransferase family 2 protein, encoding MQEPSISVVIPTFNPGAELRALLEGLATQARPASETLLIDSSPDPEAARRLAREFEARFERVGSEGFGHGRTRNRAAALCSGGLIAFFTQDALPADEDVLGKLSEAALIENVAGAYARQLPREDATAKTRAEVLGWFEGGSAPMIQEQLRLGEWHRLSPMDRYRRARFDNVASMVRAEALRAHPFPETWFGEDISWGKRVIESGQALAYAPAARVIHSHDRSAGYEFKRTVNCHARLHELFGLETLPHLSGALWGFVRESLGGIAGAASLEEAAKLPPREAARAFGQYFGARLSRLGLAGRIHFRGI
- a CDS encoding glycosyltransferase — encoded protein: MRVLLAVHQFENPSAGGTEVYTRALAAQLAARNEVAVLFPAGAFADTPVLEQTRAGELTHYRLHGPAPADGFYDNWSGARFRKLIARAIALFKPDVVHVQHLSGMGVALLEEAKNFGARIVMTIPDYWAFCPRGQMIRDDLQNCERPDEARCSACAFGAPVLRAARSRLRSALGPLGRVLPEDGLASARNMTWLARAGAAIAPAGFAPIAPAREKIAERLEALSRAIDLIDLFIAPSQAIGRAYARLGVAPSKIRHLDYGFEELRLEERHVRAVTEPLRLGFLGTLIPSKGLHVVADALRLLRPGQVELHIWGEFVSYHGDESYRAELTRRLWGLAHENHGPIAHERVAEALSQVDALVVPSLWRENSPLVIHEAMQAGLPVVASRVGGIPELVRDGDTGFLYKASDPAELAEKLRILSSGYEFPHRENWTHLVESISDHARRVEALYLEGAQW
- a CDS encoding biotin/lipoyl-binding carrier protein encodes the protein MAVEVEAHITGNLWKIVKKVGDKIEEGEEIMILESMKMEMPVESPCDGTITDIPVKEGDALTEGQVVAIIDED